A segment of the Bos javanicus breed banteng chromosome 22, ARS-OSU_banteng_1.0, whole genome shotgun sequence genome:
TGACTGTGAGGCAGTGGAGAGTTCCTAACCTGACACTTGGACAGATGCCTTCTGTCTAGCCTTTCTCCTGTCTGAAAGACCTCATGTATGTCTCGGGAGAAGCAGTAGGTTGGTGCGAGTAGATACAGTGAAGAGACTGTTTCCATAGCAGTGTGAGGCTCTGAAAGCAACAACCTCTGGAGAGACAGGGCCCAGGACTGGGGAAAGGGTCACAGAAATGGGAGCCTGCTGCCTGATTTGACTGTATGGGCCTGGTTATCTTGAGCCACATAGTCAGATATAATTGCATTTTGCACTGTTTCATGTTAAATGTAGAAACATCTCTGACCTTTACAAAGTGGGAAAGACTTCCTCATGAACTGCAGGACTCCTAATGAGTTAAAAAATTCCTGTCTACCCCAGTAATACCTAAAACTGTACTGTCCAATATAGTGGCCACTAATTGCATGTAAATACTTTggcttatgggattttagttccctgatcagggattgaaccccagtccttggtagtgaaagtgctgagtcctaaccactggaccaccagggaatttcctatatgtaaactaattaaaattaacaGAAGGAAAAGTTAAGTTTCTCACTCTAGCCACATTCCAAGTGCTCAATGGACCTGTGGCTAAGGATAGCAAAGctattatataaaacatttctgTTACTGTGGAATATTCTATCAAACAGCTGGCCTTGATGTTTGGCTTTCCTTGGCCataaacttcaaaatattttttggaagcTGATACAGATTTATTGCCTTTTAATTTGAAGAGTAAGCATATTAAATTAACCTACCATTTATTATAAACATTGTTTCATAGAAGAAACACCAGAGATAAGAAACCTATAATCTCAGAATAAAGGACTTCTTCAGaagaaagtatgtgtgtgtgtgtgtgttagttgcttagtcgtgtccaactctttgcaacccatagaccacaacccaccaggttccctcgtccatgggattctccaggcaagaacactggagtgggttgccatttccttctccaaaagaaactatagaaagaaagtgaagtcgctcagttgtgtccgactctttgtgaccccatggactgtagcctaccaggctcctccatccatgggattctccaggcaagaacactggagtgggttgctatttccttttccaagcaGAAAGTATAAGCTGGCATCTTTGCACTGACACTGGCAGAGAAGCTCTGGTGTCTGTATTGACATTCTGTGCTTTGTCAGCTGCTAGGATTTGGGTCTCTTCGGTATTAAGACTTGCGCTCTTTGAAAAGGGCATCAGGAAGGCCgtaggggaatcttcctggcttTTGGAAAGTGATATGCCCTTCTCAGTTCATCATTTCAGGAAGTCATGATGTCAGTATACTGGTGATGTTACTTTGATCATTTAGATAATGTGGCACCTGCCTGGTTCTCCACTCTAAGTGactagttttctttttgtaattaatCAGTCTCTGGTGGAACTATACTTTGATACTATGCAAATATTGTTTTTCAGCAtatttctggcaaaaaaaaaaccttcttttttcccttggctgtgacatgtggcatgtgggatcttagttcaggATCCCTGAAaaggaatcgaacctgagccccctgcagtagaagcatagtcttaactactagaccaccagggaagtctctaatttTGATATCTTTTGATGAATCTTGCCAACACCACGTGTTGGTTTTCCATGGCCACTGTAACAAACTGTCACAAACTCAAtggcttaaaagaacagaaatgtattctcttagAGTTCTAGAAGTCAGAAGTTTGAAATCAGTTTTGTTAGGCTGAAGTCACAGTGTTGGCAGGTCTGCTCTCTCTCTGAAGACTTCCGGGGGCATCGTCTTCTTACAGCTCCTGGTGGCTGTGAGCATTCTCAGCCTCTCTTTGTAGTTTCTTGTCTATGTCTAAATCTGTCTGCCTCTCTCTTATAAAGAGATGTGTGATGGTTTTTAGAGCCtatccagataatccaggattcTTTATCTTGAGAACCTTAATCATACCTGCAAAAACTTTACCACATAAGGTAACATTCCCAGGTTCCAAGGAATTAGGACCAAACTCTTTGGAGGCTACCATTCAGCCCACTGGAACTTATTACTGTGGaatttgccaatttttttttttttttggtggccaCACTACATGGCAcataggattttagttccccatccagggaccaaaccagtgtcccctgcattgaaactggagtcttaaccactggaccaccaggaagaacTGTGATTTTTGTATTCCCATCATTCCTCCTACACTGATTAATTAGGATTCCTTTGCAAGGAAGACCTatcccttctcttctccttccaTCCTTTTGACATACCCCCATTATCCCCTGAGGACCTCCTTACTTTGGGGCACAAGATGTTCCAGGCTTCTTTTGTTAACTAACTTGGAtgcactgagtcttagctgcagcatgcaaactcttagttgcagcaactAGGATCCAGTTCCCATCAGGGACTGAACTTtggtcccttgcattgggagtgtggaggcttagccactggaccactacgGAAGTTCCCAggcttgtctttttattaatAGGTTTCCTGCCTCAGCCTTGGGATCACATTATTGGCCTAATTGTCTAACCTGTACATATGGTCCATTCATGAGAAGCAAGGAGGCACTCTGGGGCTGGTGAGGGGAAAGGATTATCCTCTCCCCTCTGGCCCCAAACTCACTCATCTTTCTCAGAAAACTAGATTCTGCAGTTAACAGGACCCACTGTTCTTAGAAAGCAGTTTACGGAGGTCAAACAGTGTTGTGAAGGCTGCTCAGCATATCTCACCTGCCACTCtaccttgatcttgggctttcTTCAGATGTGCTTCCTGGCTGGTACCACTTACATTGTCAGAAGTATCACCTACAGTCAGGACTTCATCAgtatgataaattttaaaatttaagatcttTTAAACAGTCTTCCATGTTACTTGTTTAAATTTTTGGCTTCATCTCCCTTACTATAGGCTTTTATCAGTATTTCTCAAATTTGAGTGAGCATCAGAACCTTCGAGTGGGCTTGTTGCAGAGAATGCTGGGCCCTACACCTTAAATTTCTGGTTCTCAGGCAAGGCATACAAATTTGCATCTTTACGTTCCCAGAGGTGCTGATGCTGCTTGTCTAGGATCTATACTTTGAGAATCACCAGCCTATTGAAAAATTAGAGAAACAGTCATTCTCATTGTATTTATTATGCTCTTAATATGTTGGATACTGTTCTGGGTACTAAAGATACAGAGATAAGTAAGACAAGGTCCTTGTCCTCAAGACTCCCACCTGTAGATCCTAAGACATATTAAAATTTACAGTAATTAAAGCAGTGGGGTGTTGGTACAAGAATAGATATAGCAGTGATACAGACTAGAAAAACCCTGGTTTATATAACAAGTTGGGTACACATTAAAGATAGCACTGCAGAATGGCTTTGGGACTAGTCTGTGTAACTTACAGAGCCTATTTCAAGACTTGTGAGCCCACTCACTTGAATCACTTTTGAGACTCTTTACATTAGGTCTTAAAATAACTGAAAGACAGATGTAGCACCAAATTCATAACATGGAAGCTCTGAAATTCCTAATTTCTGGCTGGTGAAGAATGGGATCTTGATAAGTCTCCAGATGTGGTGGACTTGCTGTAACGAGGAAAATTTTTAGGTAACATGAAaaacagttgggcttccctggtcagaGAAAATGCTGGTTAAATAGAACTATTAAACACCATTTTCAATATATCAAATTGACAAAAATATAAAGGTGCCAGTCCAATGGTGGTGCAGTTACCAGAGATGAGGTGATGTGGGTTCTTGTAGGTGGTATGAATAAAATGGTAAAACTACATAGAAAGCAATTTGAAAGAAAGCATCAAAAGCTTTAGAAATATTCAAATACTTTGATCCAGTAATTCTGTTTCTAGCAACTCATTCTAAGGAAATCATCAGAAATACACTTGGAGGtttctatacacacacattctaccATTGAATCATTAGGCTGCGTGTCACAGAAACCCGACTGAACTTTAACTGTGGAGGTGTTTATCCTCATGGATCAGTAAGTCCAAGGCTGGTACAGCAGATCCTCCAGGCATGCCATCATGATCCAAGCTCCTGGAGTCTGTCCAGTGTACCAGCTGGAACAAGTGGCTGTCTTTTTCATGCCCCCAAATGGCTCTGGAACTTCTTGGTTGCATGTTTGTGTTCCAGGCAGGATGGAGAGAGGACAACCGTTCATGCTTGCCAAATCTGTCCTTTTGTATCAGATACATAGGAAGCAGATTTCcacttgtacctttttttttaaatcatgtaacaactatagtcaccatgtgaTACAGTAGATCTGAACTTGTATCACGGTCCCCTGTATTAGATCCTTGCTCAAGATCTACTTGTAACTCTTAATTTATCGGAGCTATCACAAGGCTGTCCTTAGCAGGAGCTGGGGAAGTACTGGTAACTAGGCCCATGATCATTTCCCTCATCCAAACTGAGGTTCTGCTGAAGAGGACGATAAAACATGGGACATGTTTAATTACAAAATCCTCTGTAGTTATTAGTGTCAGGATTTTGATTTTTACTGACCTGGAAAAATACTCATGATACAATGTCAAGTGAGAAGCAGGACAGAGAACATACAGAATACAGTAAAAATTTGgttacaaaaatataatttacatacacacacatcccacaTCAGGAAATAAAATGTTAGTGGTAGTTAATGTTAGAGAATTAGCAGTTCAGGTCAAAAGGGTATTGATGGATAGATAGTTTTTATCTTGCTGAacgttttctgaattttctaaattttcttcaatGAACTTATATTACTTTATAATAGGAAAACAGatgttattttctaaaaatcccatatgtttttaaagaagtccaaaatatgtatttattcattttcatcttcattgTCAAAAGAAAGGAGGCTactgttttttatttgcttttgtgaGTTCTTTTTAACCGAGTCCtgcttatttatttcatcttcttcttttgtctttttcttttttgagcttGCTGATAAACCCGAATATTTTTCGTCTGAGGAACGCTTGACTGGTTTTCGATACATAATTCTTCCATCAGCTGAAGGTGGCTCTTCATCTGCAccaaaaaacaaagttaaaacactttctttctctcattattTTGACTTTAATGGAGAGTCAGATGGCAAGAAAATCTCATACTGTATTTATGGATGTCCTTGAGTCAATTCAGCCTGTTCTTCTCTGCTCCCTCTAGCTATGTACCCACAACACATGCAGTCACTTAATAAAAAACCTAAAGAAACTCATTTACTGAAGTATACTGTAATATTGGCAGTCCCCAATTCAAAACAATcaggagatacacacacacgcacatattttaaactttttattctgtattggagTACAGcagattaacaatattgtgatagtctCAGGTGGACAACAGAATGACTCAGGCGTACATATACGTGTTTTCATTCTCcaccaaactcccctctcatccaggctgccacataccaCTGGGCAGATACTactgtccttgttggttatccataaTCATGctgtatttttaagtattttgaaaCGTGATTGTTTGAAACTCCAGCATTTCCTCCTAAAGCAATGTAATAAAAACTtacaaataatgaataaaatgctATATAGCATTCCACACTTCAGGCACTAAATAGACCTCTGCTGACTAGTTTGTAAACCTAaccagctatttaaaaaaaaaaaaaaaaaggatgtttttacttaaatttgcgtttaatccttataacaacccAATAAGGTGGCCAcaattattgttcccattttactgatgaggtaGCTGAGACTGAGAGGTGAAATAACTTGTTCAGAGTCACAAATCTGGTAAATGAAGTTTGAACTAGGACTATCTCCTTCAAacataccatcagttcagttcatttcagtcgctcagtcgtgtccgactctttgcgaccccatgaatcgcagcacgccaggcctccctgtccaactcccagagttcactcagactcatgcccatcgagtcagtgataccatccagccatctcatcctctgtcgtcctcttctccttctgcccccaatccctcccagcatcagggtcagcaaactacttcagtattcttgccttgggaaccctatgaacagtatgaaaaggcaaaatgataggatactgaaagaggaactccccgggtcagtaggtgcccaatatactacaggagatcaatggagaaataactccagaaagaatgaagggatggagccaaagcaaaaacaatacccagctatggatgtgactggtgatggaagcaaggtccgatgctgtaaagagcaatactgcataggaacctggaatgtcaggtccatgaatcaaggcaaattggaagtggtcaaacaggagatggcaagagtagacgtcgacattctaggaatcagcgaactaaaatggactggaatgggtgaatttaactcagatgaccattgtatctactactgcgggcaggaatcccttagaagaaatggagtagccatcatggtcaacaaaagagtccaaaatgcagtacttggatgcaatctcaaaaacaacagaatgatctctgttcgtttctaaggcaaacaattcaatatcacggtaatccaagcctatgccccactcagtaacgctgaagaagctgaagttgaatggttctatgaagacctaaaagaccttttagaactaacactcaaaaaagatgtccttttcattatagggggctggaatgcaaaagtaggaagtcaagaaacacctggagtaacaggcaaatttggccttggagtatggaatgaaacagggcaaaggataatagagttttgccaagagaacgcactggtcatagcaaacaccctcttccaacaacacaagagaagagtctacacatggacaccaccagatggtcaacacaccgacatcagattgattatattcttcgcagccaaggatggagaagctctatacagtcagcaaaaacaagaccggagctgactgtggctcagatcatgaactccttattgccaaattcagacttaaattgaagaaagtagggaaaaccactagaccattcaggtatgacctaaacaaatcccttatgattatacagtggaagtgagaaatagatttaagggactagatctgatagagtgcctaatgaactatggatggaggttcgtgacattgtacaggagacagggatcaagaccatccccatggaaaagaaatgcaaaaaagcaaaatggctgtctgaggaggccttacaaatagctgtgaaaagaagagacgcgaaaagcaaaggagaaaaggaaagatataagcatctgaatgcagagttctaaagaatagcaaggagagataagaaagccttcctcagcaatcactgcaaagaaatagaggaaaacaacagaaatggaaagactagagatcgcttcaagaaaattatagagataccaagggaacatttcatgcaaagatgggctcgataaaggacagaaatggtatggacctaacagaagcagaagatattaagaagagatggcaagaatacacagaagaactgtacaaaaaagatcttcacgacccagataatcatgatggtgtgatcactcacctagagccagacatcctggaatgtgaagtcaaatggaccttagaaagcatcactatgaacaaagctagtggaggtgatggaattccagttgagctctttcaaatcctgaaagatgatgctgtgaaagtgctgcactcaatatgccagcaaatttggaaaactcagcagtggccacaggactggaaaaggtcagttttcattccaatcccaaagaaaggcaatgccaaagaatgctcaaactactgcacaattgcactcatctcacacgctagtaaagtaatgctcaaaattctccaagccaggcttcagcagtacgtgaaccatgaacttccagatggtcaagctggttttagaaaagggagaggaaccagagatcaaattgccaacattcactgtatcatcaaaaaagcaaaagagttccagaaaaacacctatttctgctttactgactatgccaaagccttgactgtgtgatcagaacaaactgtggaaaattcttcaagagatgggaataccagaccacctgacctgcatcttgaaaaacgtgtatgcaggtcaggaagcaacagttacaagtgaacatggaacaacaagctggttccaaataggagaaggagtacatcaaggctgtatattgtccccctgcttatttaatttatatgcagagtacatcatgagaaacgctgggctggaagaagcacaagctggaatcaagactgccaggagaaatatcaaacatACCATACCATTATATAAAATGATTTCATACCTAACGTTAAATTGGTGGGAAAACCAGCTTACTTTCAGACATACCTGCTCTGGCAgcctttatttctgccttaattttcaTGACTTCTTCAGCTGACAGATCTCCCTTTTTTAAAACCACCACTTGGGGCTGTTCATCTTCTTTGTCACTGTGATCACCATCTTCTTCTGGGAGCTGAGGCTGGATTCTCTagggaaaaacacaaacacaacatTTAAGTTCTGACCCTGAACTAAATACAACCACTGTCTCTGTGAGAAACTAATCAGTAGAGTGAGAAGAGTAAGCTTATTGACTAAATGTGCTTGGCAGTGAATTTTCAAGTTAACTCTTAAGAATCTAACCTCGCCAGAGTAGGGAAGAGGTCCACCTGCCAGTTATTCTGGGGTGCCTATCCAGGGGAACCAGTTTCCATCCCAGCAGGACCCCAACTTGCAGTTCCTGATGTCAGGGGCcctctgttccatgtccagtctatTCAGGGAAGTGCTGGGCTGCGCCAGTTCTTGCTGCTCTTCATCAACCCTTTTCACTTCCATCTCTTCTCAAAGAgtaatgaacaaacaaaaaaacaccaccaAAGTACAGGAAACGGTAGGTAAAAGGTCCTCCTGCTCTGCTCATCTTTCTTCCCTCTCAGCAGCTTGTTTGGTGGGTATCTCATCAGCTGTTCTAAGCGTATAAAAATGTGGAGGTatagaaaacattttgtaaaCAAACAGGACGCTAAACATACTACTATAtgacttgctttcttttttctttttaaattattaaaattcccAAACATAAAAAAGTACAGAGAATAATGTAACAGAAACCATGGACTCACTTTACACACGTAACACATGGTAACCTTTGGCTAAttgagatttttaagaaaaatatcagaCACCATAAAAGCTCTACTTGCCCAACTTTTTTactcaaagaaaaacagaacaaaacgcTTTGCACAATACCCTGAGATACATATGgcattatctatttttaaaaattacgaTTATTTAACTCTATATATGGTTATCTCATGGTTTATTTGATCAGTTCTTTGTAAGCAAAAATTttggttgtttctagttttttctaCTATGATaaaatttttgtatgtttttgttcACCTTTCCAAACTTATACATGGAATTCCCTGAATGGAAATGCTAGGTTTCAAGGCTTGCAAACTCAACACACAGCTGGTCAGTCCACTTCTCACAGAGCCTTCCTTGTCCCCCAGACAGGGCAACAAAGCCCTGCAGGATCTGGCCTGAGTCAATAACCACAGCTAGAAGCACAGTCTTATCTTCTCGCCATGCTCATGGCCTCTGGGCTCCAGACACGTTTGAGTTTTGCAGATCCCTGAACATATTAGCTCCTCTGCCTCCCCTGTCACTGCGTAAATTCCCAGGGCCTAGAAGAACCCACTGACCCTGGCCAACTCCTAATCAATCTGCTTCTAGACTCAAATCCTTCAGCAGTGGCTTCCGAGATCTCACCTCTTCTTTTCATATTGTCTATAGCTCACAGGTGGCATGTACCACACAGTGTCATCAATGTTTTCCTGACTCTACTAGGCAATGCAGTAtgtgtttcttctctgtatctaaAGGCACAGAGCCTGGCAAACAGCAGGGACAAGAAACATTTGTCAATCTACCCATGAATGACCAACAGGATGATAAGCACAGTCATCTAACCATTGTAACTTCTCACACACTCGTTGAGGTCACAGACACTGTACTAGGAAAATATAGATGGATTAAGATACTTAAAAGAGTTAGATTTAGTGATGGAGATATACAGGAGAGCAAGCAGTTGCAATGCAGAATGGTAAGTACTACAGATAAGATATGGATAGAGTGAAGAGAAGAACAGAGGAGTAACTGTTGTGGGGAGGTTCAAAGGGCTTCACTGAGATGGTGACCTGTGAAGGTCACAATAGGGCAGGCAGGAAGGTGTTTAAAGTAcatggcagggacttccctggtggtcccgtggttaagaatctgccttccaacagaggggatgtgggttcaatccctagtctgggaactaagatcccacatgccatgcggggcaactaagcccgctagaggcaactactgagcccatgcaccctggagctgcagcaccacagctagagagaggctagcatgccacaacaaagatcctgcGCCCCACAATCCAGACCCAATGCaggcaaagaaatatttaaaagttaaagaacACAGCATTCTGGAAATCCATCTCTTTGTCTTTTCAGAGTCTGGCGCAGTGCCTGGGGCTAACACATACTCACTGGACTAAC
Coding sequences within it:
- the KIAA1143 gene encoding uncharacterized protein KIAA1143 homolog, whose translation is MSKRNQVSYVRPAEPAFLARFKERVGYKEGPTVETKRIQPQLPEEDGDHSDKEDEQPQVVVLKKGDLSAEEVMKIKAEIKAARADEEPPSADGRIMYRKPVKRSSDEKYSGLSASSKKKKTKEEDEINKQDSVKKNSQKQIKNSSLLSFDNEDENE